Proteins from one Amycolatopsis benzoatilytica AK 16/65 genomic window:
- a CDS encoding A/G-specific adenine glycosylase, whose amino-acid sequence MAVDPEVLNDWFDAVGRDLPWREPDCSAWGVLVSEIMLQQTPVNRVQPIWLEWLARWPVPSALAAETTGEVVRAWGKLGYPRRALRLHAAATVIAQEHGDVVPSDVDTLLALPGIGAYTARAVAAFAYGKRAPVVDTNVRRVVARAVHGAGDAGPASNTRDMADVDALLPAEDASAAKLSAALMELGALVCTARSPKCADCPIYGDCAWQRNGRPEYAGPAKPVQRFAGTDRQVRGLLLDVLRGSEGPVERARLDLVWHESGQRDRCLDSLLVDGLLEQTDDGLFALPGEH is encoded by the coding sequence GTGGCGGTAGACCCCGAGGTACTGAACGACTGGTTCGACGCGGTAGGCCGGGACCTGCCCTGGCGGGAACCGGACTGCTCCGCGTGGGGCGTGCTGGTCAGCGAGATCATGTTGCAGCAGACGCCGGTGAATCGCGTGCAGCCGATCTGGCTGGAGTGGCTGGCCCGGTGGCCGGTGCCGTCGGCGCTGGCCGCCGAAACCACCGGCGAAGTCGTGCGCGCCTGGGGCAAGCTCGGCTATCCGCGGCGCGCACTGCGGCTGCACGCGGCCGCCACCGTCATCGCGCAGGAGCACGGCGACGTCGTGCCGTCCGATGTGGACACTCTGCTCGCGCTGCCGGGCATCGGCGCGTACACCGCACGTGCGGTGGCGGCGTTCGCGTACGGCAAGCGTGCGCCGGTGGTGGACACGAACGTCCGGCGAGTCGTCGCCCGCGCGGTGCATGGCGCGGGCGACGCCGGTCCGGCCTCGAACACCCGGGACATGGCAGACGTCGACGCGTTGCTGCCCGCTGAGGACGCGTCCGCGGCGAAGCTCTCCGCCGCCCTGATGGAGCTGGGCGCGCTGGTCTGCACCGCGCGCTCGCCGAAGTGCGCGGACTGTCCGATTTACGGCGACTGTGCGTGGCAGCGCAACGGCCGGCCGGAGTACGCCGGCCCGGCCAAGCCGGTGCAGCGGTTCGCCGGCACCGACCGGCAGGTGCGCGGGCTGCTGCTGGACGTGCTGCGCGGCAGCGAGGGCCCGGTGGAGCGAGCCCGGCTGGACCTGGTGTGGCACGAGTCCGGCCAGCGCGACCGATGCCTCGACTCGCTGCTGGTGGACGGCCTGCTGGAGCAAACCGACGACGGGCTCTTCGCGTTGCCAGGGGAACACTGA
- a CDS encoding endonuclease/exonuclease/phosphatase family protein, which translates to MAMAEDTRTRLVTGLLVLVGLPLLTVAALRTIGYDGGWYLTALIALTPYVIVYGVLFAALALLLRRWWIGGVALALSALLAVYVAPRVVADDQPEAHGKTVRVLASNLYLGKADPAAIVRLVREQRVDVLNLLEMTPAAMAGLEKAGLFQTLPYRVLHPASGVDGSGIVSRYPLTEEDYTGDSAQKQPGAEADLGDGVTLEIVAAHPRSPDSGYYEWDQEMRDLSRAIGEHGLRVVAGDFNATLDHAALRTVLSRGYVDAGEARGDGLIPTWPASTAFVPLDHVLVDKRAAIRDYRVLDVAGSDHRAVYAEVQLP; encoded by the coding sequence ATGGCGATGGCGGAGGACACGCGAACTCGGCTGGTCACGGGCCTGCTCGTGCTGGTCGGGCTGCCGCTGCTGACGGTGGCAGCGCTGCGGACGATCGGCTACGACGGCGGCTGGTACCTGACCGCGCTGATCGCGCTGACGCCGTACGTGATCGTCTACGGCGTCCTTTTCGCCGCACTCGCGCTGCTGCTGCGCCGCTGGTGGATCGGTGGGGTCGCGCTGGCGCTATCCGCGCTGCTGGCGGTCTACGTGGCGCCGCGCGTGGTGGCCGACGACCAGCCGGAGGCGCACGGCAAGACGGTGCGAGTGCTCGCCAGCAACCTCTACCTCGGCAAGGCCGACCCGGCGGCGATCGTCCGGCTGGTGCGGGAGCAGCGGGTGGACGTGCTGAACCTGTTGGAGATGACTCCGGCGGCGATGGCCGGGCTGGAGAAGGCCGGGCTGTTCCAGACGCTGCCGTACCGAGTGCTGCACCCGGCGTCCGGCGTGGACGGCTCCGGCATCGTGTCGCGCTACCCGCTCACCGAGGAGGACTACACCGGCGATTCCGCGCAGAAGCAGCCTGGTGCGGAGGCCGACCTCGGCGACGGCGTGACGCTGGAGATCGTCGCGGCGCATCCGCGGTCGCCGGACAGCGGGTACTACGAGTGGGACCAGGAGATGCGCGACCTTTCGCGGGCGATCGGCGAACACGGGCTGCGCGTGGTGGCCGGCGATTTCAACGCGACGCTCGACCACGCCGCGCTGCGCACCGTCCTCTCGCGCGGCTACGTCGACGCGGGCGAGGCGCGTGGCGACGGCTTGATCCCGACCTGGCCCGCGTCCACCGCGTTCGTACCGCTCGATCACGTGCTGGTGGACAAACGAGCGGCGATCAGGGATTACCGAGTGCTGGACGTGGCCGGATCGGATCATCGGGCGGTTTACGCGGAGGTGCAGCTGCCGTGA
- a CDS encoding IS30 family transposase yields the protein MAAERRRYFDLVAEGVGTVEACRAVGVDRRTGHRWRHGRPSRAGRTAVRSPAPPSRPAPVADARPEAQSRFLTQQERLAIADLRRAGAGVRAIARELGRDPATISRELARNARPGSRGYRPYAAQARADARRKRPKTGKIAACPELRDLVQGMLRKKFSPEQISQRLRRDHPDRPELHVTPETVYQALYVQGRGELRRELHRALRTGRAVRKPRRTGEARRPRFAEPMVMISERPAEAADRAVPGHWEGDLIIGKDGASAIATLVERATRYTLLVPLPHGRGADAVRDALVTAMHTLPDHLTRSLTWDQGSEMGRHREFTIATGIPVYFCDPHSPWQRGSNENTNGLLRQYFPKGTDLSLHSPEHLAAVAAELNCRPRKTLGWDTPAERLATLLTETS from the coding sequence TTGGCGGCGGAACGCCGCCGGTATTTTGATCTTGTGGCGGAAGGCGTGGGCACTGTCGAGGCGTGCCGGGCTGTCGGGGTCGACCGGCGGACCGGGCACCGGTGGCGGCACGGGCGGCCGAGCCGGGCGGGGCGGACGGCCGTGCGGTCGCCGGCCCCGCCCTCGCGTCCGGCCCCCGTCGCCGATGCCCGCCCCGAGGCGCAGTCGCGGTTCCTGACGCAGCAGGAACGGCTGGCGATCGCCGACCTGCGCCGGGCAGGGGCCGGGGTCCGCGCGATCGCCCGGGAACTGGGCCGCGATCCCGCCACGATCAGCCGCGAACTGGCCCGCAACGCCCGTCCCGGCAGCCGCGGCTACCGGCCCTACGCCGCCCAGGCCCGCGCCGACGCGCGCCGCAAACGGCCCAAGACCGGCAAGATCGCGGCCTGTCCCGAGCTGCGCGACCTCGTGCAGGGCATGCTGCGCAAGAAGTTCAGCCCGGAGCAGATCAGCCAGCGGCTGCGCCGCGACCACCCCGACCGCCCGGAGCTGCACGTGACCCCCGAAACCGTCTACCAGGCCCTCTACGTCCAAGGCCGCGGCGAACTGCGCCGCGAACTGCACCGCGCGCTGCGCACCGGCCGCGCCGTGCGCAAACCCCGCCGCACCGGCGAAGCCCGCCGGCCCCGCTTCGCCGAACCCATGGTCATGATCAGCGAACGCCCCGCCGAAGCCGCCGACCGCGCCGTCCCCGGCCACTGGGAAGGCGACCTGATCATCGGCAAGGACGGAGCCTCCGCCATCGCCACCCTGGTCGAACGCGCCACCCGCTACACGCTCCTGGTCCCCCTGCCCCACGGCCGCGGCGCCGACGCCGTCCGCGACGCCCTCGTCACCGCCATGCACACCCTGCCCGACCACCTGACACGGTCCCTGACCTGGGACCAAGGCTCGGAAATGGGCCGACACCGCGAATTCACCATCGCCACCGGCATCCCCGTCTACTTCTGCGACCCCCACAGCCCCTGGCAACGCGGCAGCAACGAAAACACCAACGGCCTGCTGCGCCAGTACTTCCCCAAAGGCACCGACCTCTCCCTCCACAGCCCCGAACACCTCGCCGCCGTCGCCGCAGAGCTCAACTGCCGCCCACGCAAAACGCTCGGCTGGGACACCCCAGCCGAACGCCTCGCTACACTCCTCACCGAAACCAGCTAA
- a CDS encoding daunorubicin resistance protein DrrA family ABC transporter ATP-binding protein has translation MSHAIRAEGLVKQFGETKALDGVDLEVPFGKVVGVLGPNGAGKTTAVRVLATLLKPDAGHATVGGYDVVRDPVRVRSLIGLTGQYASVDEDLSGTENLVLIGKLLNLSRADARARAAELLERFELTDAAKRPIRTYSGGMRRRLDLAASLVGRPAVLYLDEPTTGLDPHARNEVWSVVRGLVADGATVLLTTQYLEEADQLADRITVFDHGHVVADGRADELKRMVGGQTLQVRPTSLADLDAVEGILAELSGARPARDNATGLLTAPVSDPVLLSTLVRRLDAAGITSDELALRLPSLDEVFLALTGHRTEEPQQELEGSRS, from the coding sequence ATGTCGCACGCGATCCGGGCCGAGGGCCTGGTCAAGCAATTCGGGGAGACGAAGGCGCTGGACGGGGTGGACCTGGAGGTCCCGTTCGGGAAGGTGGTCGGGGTGCTCGGGCCGAACGGCGCGGGCAAGACGACGGCGGTCCGCGTCTTGGCGACCCTGCTGAAACCGGACGCCGGGCACGCGACGGTCGGCGGGTACGACGTGGTGCGCGACCCGGTCCGGGTGCGCAGCCTGATCGGGCTGACCGGCCAGTACGCGTCGGTGGACGAGGACCTGAGCGGCACCGAGAACCTGGTGCTGATCGGCAAGCTGCTGAACCTGTCCCGGGCCGACGCCCGAGCGCGGGCGGCGGAGCTGCTGGAGCGGTTCGAACTGACCGACGCGGCCAAACGGCCGATCCGCACCTATTCCGGCGGGATGCGCCGCCGGTTGGACCTGGCGGCGAGCCTGGTCGGCCGCCCGGCTGTGCTGTACCTGGACGAGCCGACGACCGGGCTCGACCCGCACGCCCGCAACGAGGTGTGGTCGGTGGTCCGCGGTCTGGTCGCCGACGGCGCGACGGTACTGCTCACCACGCAGTACCTGGAGGAGGCAGACCAGCTGGCCGACCGGATCACCGTGTTCGACCACGGCCACGTCGTCGCCGACGGACGCGCCGACGAGCTGAAGCGGATGGTCGGCGGTCAGACGCTGCAGGTCCGCCCGACTTCACTGGCCGATCTGGACGCGGTCGAGGGCATTCTCGCCGAGCTTTCCGGCGCCCGGCCCGCCCGCGACAACGCGACCGGCCTGCTGACCGCACCGGTGTCCGATCCGGTACTGCTGTCCACTTTGGTCCGCCGGCTGGACGCGGCCGGCATCACCTCGGACGAGCTGGCGCTGCGGCTGCCCAGCCTGGACGAGGTGTTCCTGGCGCTGACCGGGCACCGCACCGAGGAGCCGCAGCAAGAACTCGAAGGGAGCCGGTCGTGA
- a CDS encoding alpha/beta fold hydrolase produces MRPALIDFGGDERTGVSILVLHGLMGRARTWWPVAQWLKRYGRVRGLDARGHGRAPHVGPWTTEQFADDIADVLGEIGPSVLIGHSMGGLHAWATAAKHAELVRAVVSEDFAPDQRGRTVETWRGYFESWPTPFGSMAHVREFFGTAGEYFTECVEEREDGYHLIANLENLYEIAAEWGRRDYWSIVDEIRCPLLLVEGEHTAMPAGQQAEVAARVPGARHLIVAGSAHLPHAEAPEIYRGAVEAFLAGL; encoded by the coding sequence ATGCGACCAGCGCTGATCGACTTCGGCGGCGACGAACGCACCGGCGTGTCGATACTGGTGCTGCACGGTCTGATGGGCCGCGCCCGCACCTGGTGGCCGGTCGCACAATGGCTCAAGCGATACGGCCGGGTGCGCGGCCTCGACGCGCGCGGGCACGGTCGCGCGCCGCACGTCGGGCCGTGGACCACCGAACAGTTCGCCGACGATATCGCGGACGTGCTAGGCGAAATCGGCCCGTCTGTCCTGATCGGCCATTCGATGGGCGGCCTGCATGCCTGGGCCACCGCGGCGAAGCACGCGGAGCTGGTGCGCGCGGTGGTGAGCGAGGATTTCGCGCCGGACCAGCGCGGCCGCACCGTCGAGACCTGGCGCGGCTACTTCGAGAGCTGGCCGACGCCGTTCGGCTCGATGGCGCACGTGCGCGAGTTCTTCGGCACCGCGGGTGAGTACTTCACCGAATGCGTCGAGGAACGCGAGGACGGCTACCACCTGATCGCGAACCTGGAGAACCTGTACGAGATCGCCGCCGAATGGGGCCGCCGGGACTACTGGTCCATTGTGGACGAAATCCGCTGCCCGCTGCTGCTGGTCGAGGGCGAGCACACCGCGATGCCGGCCGGGCAGCAGGCCGAGGTCGCGGCCCGGGTGCCCGGTGCGCGGCACCTGATCGTCGCCGGTTCGGCGCACCTGCCGCACGCCGAGGCCCCGGAGATCTACCGCGGCGCGGTGGAGGCGTTCCTGGCCGGCCTGTGA
- a CDS encoding M1 family metallopeptidase yields the protein MRSRPIAVTALAGVLALSACSPAEPSPPPPPPMHPAPGANSAGDRYFPDDGNGGYDALDYHLDVSYDPPSGKLEGDATVTAKATQDLSRFDLDLRGLDVASVTVDGQAAKFSREKSKLVVTPAGPLRSGSTFRARVRYSGVPEKTPHDGGSENGWARTEDGGAYLVGEPHSASFWYPVNETPRDKATFTLTAHVPAGWTVLSNGREQGTGTKDGKTTTTWSDPNPVASYLTTIAIDKFTVKRSALPDGTPIVSGYAPGAESRDATGDRLPEVLSFLESKFGQYPQSAAGGIYLDENIHFSLETQTRPTYAKWAEILTVVHENAHQWFGDSVSLDSWSDICLNECFASYAQWMWGEREGQNLDDRYRAAIELTQGSADFWSQKLVDMGPQHLFQGVYDKGILAVHALRRALGEPAFETLLHEWVTQHRNGNASWAQFEQLVSKVAGRDLHGFLTDWFQGTQLPSKPNLYPGGLRP from the coding sequence ATGCGCAGCCGCCCGATCGCCGTCACCGCCCTCGCCGGCGTGCTTGCGCTGTCCGCGTGCAGCCCTGCTGAGCCGTCGCCGCCACCACCGCCGCCAATGCATCCCGCACCGGGCGCGAACAGCGCGGGCGACAGGTACTTCCCCGACGACGGCAACGGCGGGTACGACGCGCTCGACTACCACCTGGACGTCAGCTACGACCCGCCGAGCGGCAAGCTCGAAGGGGACGCCACGGTCACCGCCAAGGCCACCCAGGACCTCAGCCGCTTCGACCTGGACCTGCGCGGACTGGACGTCGCCTCGGTGACCGTCGACGGGCAGGCCGCGAAGTTCAGCCGGGAAAAGAGCAAACTCGTCGTCACCCCGGCCGGGCCGCTGCGGTCCGGTTCGACGTTCCGGGCCCGGGTCCGCTATTCGGGCGTTCCGGAGAAAACCCCGCACGACGGCGGCTCGGAGAACGGCTGGGCACGCACCGAAGACGGCGGCGCGTACCTTGTCGGCGAGCCGCATTCGGCGTCGTTCTGGTACCCGGTCAACGAAACCCCGCGGGACAAAGCGACGTTCACGCTGACCGCACACGTGCCGGCCGGCTGGACCGTGCTGTCCAACGGCCGGGAGCAGGGCACCGGCACGAAGGACGGCAAGACCACCACGACCTGGTCCGATCCGAACCCGGTGGCCAGCTATCTGACCACGATCGCGATCGACAAGTTCACCGTGAAGCGGTCCGCGCTGCCGGACGGCACCCCGATCGTTTCCGGGTACGCGCCCGGCGCCGAGTCCCGGGACGCCACCGGAGACCGGCTGCCCGAGGTGCTGTCGTTCCTGGAAAGCAAGTTCGGCCAGTATCCGCAGAGCGCGGCCGGCGGGATCTACCTGGACGAAAACATCCATTTCTCGCTGGAGACCCAGACCCGTCCGACCTACGCGAAATGGGCGGAAATCCTGACCGTGGTGCACGAGAACGCGCACCAGTGGTTCGGCGATTCAGTGTCGCTGGACTCGTGGTCGGACATCTGCCTGAACGAGTGTTTCGCGTCGTACGCGCAGTGGATGTGGGGCGAACGAGAGGGCCAGAACCTGGACGACCGGTACCGGGCGGCGATCGAGCTCACCCAGGGCAGCGCGGATTTCTGGAGTCAGAAGCTGGTCGACATGGGCCCGCAGCACCTGTTCCAGGGCGTGTACGACAAGGGCATCCTGGCCGTGCACGCACTGCGCCGGGCGCTCGGCGAACCGGCGTTCGAGACGCTGCTGCACGAGTGGGTGACCCAGCATCGCAACGGGAACGCGAGCTGGGCGCAGTTCGAGCAGCTGGTGTCCAAGGTCGCCGGACGCGACCTGCACGGCTTCCTGACCGACTGGTTCCAGGGAACGCAACTGCCCTCGAAACCGAACCTCTATCCCGGCGGGTTGCGCCCCTGA
- a CDS encoding antibiotic biosynthesis monooxygenase family protein — MAVVKINAIEVPEGAGPELEKRFAARLHSVDNQEGFLGFELLRPVSGETRYFVYTKWETEEHYQAWAKGSAREAHAGERKNPVATGASLLEFEVVQASKPGE, encoded by the coding sequence ATGGCAGTCGTCAAGATCAACGCAATCGAGGTCCCCGAAGGCGCCGGCCCGGAGCTGGAGAAGCGCTTTGCCGCCCGGCTGCACTCCGTCGACAACCAGGAGGGGTTCCTCGGCTTCGAGCTGCTCCGCCCGGTGTCCGGGGAAACCCGCTATTTCGTCTACACGAAGTGGGAGACCGAGGAGCACTACCAGGCGTGGGCGAAGGGCTCGGCGCGCGAGGCGCACGCGGGCGAGCGCAAGAACCCGGTCGCGACCGGCGCGAGCTTGCTGGAGTTCGAGGTCGTGCAGGCGTCGAAGCCGGGTGAGTGA
- a CDS encoding ABC transporter permease — protein sequence MTTALAVEPPRHISFTQGMRHAFSLAWRGILKIRKNPEQLADVTLMPIIFLLMFTYLFGNALGGSIENYLQTLVPGVMVMNILQASLTVGVQLNTDVTKGVFDRFRAMPIARSAPLVGAVLADLVRYVVCLAVLLIVATVMGFRVQTGPAEFVLALLLAIAFGLCFCWGSVFVGMLMKSPGAAQGLMFVFIMPLTFGSNVFVATSTMPGWLKAWADISPVSLLSDVLRGLLNGGPIAGSLAGALAWMAGAVAVFFPLATWAYRKRV from the coding sequence GTGACGACCGCACTGGCCGTGGAACCACCGCGGCACATCAGCTTCACCCAGGGCATGCGGCACGCGTTTTCACTGGCCTGGCGCGGAATCCTGAAGATCCGGAAGAACCCGGAGCAGCTGGCCGACGTCACCTTGATGCCGATCATCTTCCTGCTGATGTTCACCTATTTGTTCGGCAACGCGCTGGGCGGTTCGATCGAGAACTACCTGCAGACGCTCGTGCCGGGCGTGATGGTGATGAACATCCTGCAGGCTTCGCTGACGGTCGGCGTCCAGCTCAACACCGACGTCACGAAGGGCGTGTTCGACCGGTTCCGCGCGATGCCGATCGCCCGCTCGGCCCCGCTGGTCGGCGCGGTGCTCGCCGACCTCGTGCGCTACGTGGTGTGCTTGGCGGTGCTGCTGATCGTGGCGACTGTGATGGGCTTCCGCGTGCAAACCGGCCCGGCCGAGTTCGTACTGGCGCTCCTGCTGGCGATCGCGTTCGGTCTGTGCTTCTGCTGGGGTTCGGTCTTCGTCGGGATGCTGATGAAATCGCCCGGCGCGGCGCAGGGCCTGATGTTCGTGTTCATCATGCCGCTGACGTTCGGCAGCAACGTCTTCGTCGCCACTTCGACGATGCCGGGCTGGCTGAAAGCATGGGCGGACATCAGCCCGGTGAGCCTGCTGTCCGACGTACTGCGCGGCCTGCTCAACGGCGGTCCGATCGCCGGTTCGCTGGCCGGCGCGCTGGCCTGGATGGCCGGTGCGGTCGCGGTGTTCTTCCCGCTCGCGACGTGGGCTTACCGCAAGCGGGTCTGA
- a CDS encoding peptidoglycan recognition protein family protein — protein sequence MGEATRRAVLKGGLTVTAAGALGFAAAGSASAASTPVIHSTTEWNARPAAGTIVVENHKPTYIVVHHTVDPGNNTDYSLAHALQISRDIQNFHMDTRGWIDTGQQFTNSRGGFVTEGRHRSLEILRGGTQHVQGANVANHNSECLGIENEGLYSTVDVPVALWNSLVQLIAYIAQQYGITPEFIKGHRDFNSTECCGQVLYNRLPELRQAVGQQLGVPVARLDAPEWPLLKPGDVGPQVATAQRFLRAAGFGVPTDGVFGPATARAVAALAAQHGLSRDSCTAARASDESGYLGSDVWPLIVPADRSTAAWRVELAR from the coding sequence ATGGGGGAAGCAACGCGTCGTGCTGTCTTGAAGGGCGGTCTCACCGTCACCGCCGCGGGAGCGCTGGGGTTCGCCGCCGCCGGTTCCGCGAGCGCCGCCAGCACGCCGGTCATCCACTCCACGACCGAATGGAACGCCCGGCCGGCGGCCGGCACGATCGTGGTGGAGAACCACAAACCGACGTACATCGTCGTGCACCACACCGTCGACCCCGGCAACAACACCGACTACTCGCTGGCGCACGCCCTGCAGATCTCGCGGGACATCCAGAACTTTCACATGGACACGCGCGGCTGGATCGACACCGGCCAGCAGTTCACGAACAGCCGCGGCGGCTTCGTCACCGAAGGCCGGCACCGCAGCCTGGAGATCCTGCGCGGCGGCACACAGCACGTGCAGGGCGCGAACGTGGCCAACCACAACAGCGAATGCCTCGGCATCGAGAACGAGGGCCTCTACAGCACGGTCGACGTGCCGGTCGCGCTGTGGAATTCGCTGGTTCAGCTGATCGCCTACATCGCGCAGCAGTACGGCATCACGCCGGAGTTCATCAAGGGCCACCGCGATTTCAACTCGACCGAGTGCTGCGGCCAGGTGCTCTACAACCGGCTCCCGGAGCTGCGCCAGGCGGTCGGCCAGCAGCTCGGTGTGCCCGTCGCGCGCCTCGACGCGCCGGAGTGGCCGCTGCTCAAGCCGGGCGACGTCGGACCGCAGGTCGCGACCGCACAGCGGTTCCTGCGTGCGGCCGGGTTCGGAGTGCCGACCGACGGCGTGTTCGGCCCGGCGACGGCGCGGGCGGTCGCCGCGTTGGCCGCCCAGCACGGGCTTTCCCGCGACAGCTGCACCGCGGCACGCGCCAGTGACGAATCCGGCTATCTCGGCTCGGACGTCTGGCCGCTGATCGTGCCGGCGGACCGCTCGACCGCCGCCTGGCGCGTCGAGCTCGCCCGCTGA
- a CDS encoding beta-class carbonic anhydrase, whose translation MTAIDVLLKRNHEIGNIVPGDRSSPKPSLQVSILTCMDARIRVFEIFGLLQGEAHILRNAGGVITDDMIRSLALSQRKLGTREVLIVQHTNCGLSMVTDEEFKDELEEATGLRPTWAVEAFRVVENSVRTSVERVRRSDFLLHTDNVRGFVYDVKAGSLTEVE comes from the coding sequence ATGACCGCCATCGACGTGCTGCTCAAGCGCAACCACGAAATCGGCAACATCGTCCCCGGCGACCGCTCCTCCCCCAAGCCCTCGCTGCAGGTGTCGATCCTGACCTGCATGGACGCTCGGATCCGGGTGTTCGAGATCTTCGGCCTGCTGCAGGGCGAGGCGCACATCCTGCGCAACGCGGGCGGTGTCATCACCGACGACATGATCCGGTCGCTCGCGCTCAGCCAGCGCAAGCTCGGCACCCGCGAGGTGCTGATCGTCCAGCACACCAACTGCGGCCTGTCGATGGTCACCGACGAGGAGTTCAAGGACGAGCTCGAGGAGGCCACCGGACTGCGGCCGACCTGGGCGGTCGAGGCGTTCCGGGTGGTGGAGAACAGCGTGCGCACCTCGGTCGAGCGGGTCCGGCGCAGCGACTTCCTCCTGCACACCGACAACGTGCGCGGATTCGTCTACGACGTGAAGGCCGGGAGCCTGACCGAGGTCGAGTGA
- a CDS encoding SIR2 family NAD-dependent protein deacylase, whose translation MSDELARAAELIRGAGALLVCAGAGMGVDSGLPDFRGGEGFWRAYPPYARLGLRFEELADPQHFASDPELAWGFYGHRLALYRATVPHDGFRLLLERGQSMPGGVRVYTSNVDGQFQAAGFVHVAEAHGSIHHLQCLAGCSREIWSAATVAVDLDETTMRARPPLPSCPRCGGLARPNILMFGDFDWLPQRSQEQLDELTCWRRAHRDAVVIEIGAGQAVPTVRRYAELASAATGALIRINPREPQIRHGRGVSIAAGALETLVKLV comes from the coding sequence GTGAGTGACGAGCTCGCCCGAGCCGCCGAGCTGATCCGCGGGGCCGGCGCACTGCTCGTGTGCGCCGGTGCCGGGATGGGCGTCGACTCCGGACTGCCCGATTTCCGCGGCGGCGAGGGGTTTTGGCGTGCGTATCCGCCGTACGCCCGGCTTGGGCTGCGGTTCGAGGAGCTGGCCGACCCTCAGCATTTCGCTTCCGATCCTGAGCTGGCCTGGGGTTTCTACGGGCACCGGCTCGCGCTGTACCGGGCGACTGTGCCGCATGACGGCTTCCGGCTGTTGCTGGAGCGGGGCCAGTCGATGCCGGGCGGTGTGCGCGTGTACACGTCCAATGTGGACGGGCAATTCCAGGCGGCTGGGTTCGTTCACGTGGCCGAGGCGCACGGATCGATCCATCATCTGCAGTGCCTGGCAGGGTGTTCGCGGGAGATCTGGTCAGCCGCGACGGTCGCCGTCGATCTCGACGAGACCACCATGCGGGCCCGCCCGCCGCTTCCGTCGTGTCCGCGCTGCGGCGGCCTGGCCCGGCCGAACATCCTGATGTTCGGCGACTTCGACTGGCTACCGCAGCGGAGTCAGGAGCAGCTGGACGAGCTGACCTGCTGGCGGCGCGCGCATCGGGACGCGGTGGTGATCGAAATCGGTGCCGGGCAAGCGGTTCCGACCGTGCGCCGGTACGCCGAACTCGCCAGCGCCGCCACCGGCGCGCTGATCCGGATCAATCCGCGCGAGCCGCAGATCCGGCACGGACGCGGGGTGTCGATCGCCGCCGGTGCGCTGGAAACGCTGGTCAAGCTCGTTTGA